The following coding sequences are from one Arcobacter nitrofigilis DSM 7299 window:
- a CDS encoding AMP-binding protein yields the protein MKNLGQVLEYYALKYPEKVAIRFLARGEDETDSITYLQLKQQSHAIATQLLTQYKRGDTALLIFDASIDVVVTFWGCVYAGIIAVPIPIPNGNKGMDNVAHIVEDAEISLIISHTSVESRLSKKFKENIQLKRLDWLIVNKKNFKENIFLDKDVFSSNQLLLLQYTSGSTNKPKGVKVSHQNMIAHQEGLKEAFYSDENSVVVSWLPYYHDMGLIGKIIHATFCGATLILMPPIAFVQNPFRWLQAISKYQGTNSAAPNFAYEDCLRNITNEQLSQLNLSSWKVAWNAAEPIHANTVVNFCNRFSQCGFNPQSLTTAYGMAESTLAISVADIKSKLKLLAIDENEFKQGNIKVIKELFIDSNLEEISQYKKVVVDCGNCISNHQIKIVDPKNRLLCSDYKIGEVWFSGKSVANGYWKKETLSQSTFFATIQNNNNSETYLRTEDMGFMDKNKNLFIVGRHKDMIIIHGENYAPQDLEFSIFNSHEAFVESGCSAFSVMSQGKEKVVIVQEIKRTQRKKVDFEKLLSHVKNILSQEYQLQLFALVFIHQANLPKTTSGKVQRKLCKHLFINEEFSPLYSWVPQQLDEQQLLNEKVSEQNLHIESSSNQLSYEKLIHWLEEWIQKTIPAIESFEKSSNFSSYGMDSKTTALMAYDLESYIGYELDPTLCWNYPNPDTLINHLIDEIKTNQLIPLKGNLK from the coding sequence ATGAAAAACTTAGGACAAGTATTAGAATATTATGCTTTAAAATATCCAGAAAAAGTAGCTATACGTTTTTTAGCAAGAGGAGAAGATGAAACAGACTCTATAACTTATTTACAATTAAAACAACAATCTCATGCAATAGCAACTCAATTGTTAACCCAGTATAAAAGAGGAGATACCGCCCTACTTATTTTTGATGCAAGTATTGATGTAGTTGTCACATTTTGGGGATGTGTTTATGCTGGAATTATTGCAGTCCCAATTCCTATTCCAAATGGAAATAAAGGAATGGATAATGTAGCACATATAGTAGAAGATGCAGAAATTAGTTTAATTATTAGTCATACTTCGGTTGAAAGTCGTTTAAGTAAGAAATTTAAAGAAAATATCCAATTGAAAAGACTAGATTGGCTGATTGTTAATAAGAAAAATTTTAAAGAAAATATATTTTTAGATAAGGATGTTTTTTCATCTAATCAATTATTATTATTACAATACACTTCAGGTTCTACAAATAAACCTAAAGGAGTAAAAGTATCTCATCAAAATATGATAGCACACCAAGAAGGATTAAAAGAAGCATTTTATAGTGATGAAAATTCTGTTGTGGTTAGTTGGTTACCATATTACCATGATATGGGATTAATTGGGAAAATAATACATGCAACTTTTTGTGGTGCAACCCTTATTTTAATGCCACCAATTGCATTTGTACAAAATCCATTTCGTTGGTTACAAGCAATTAGTAAATATCAGGGAACTAATAGTGCTGCTCCAAATTTTGCCTATGAGGATTGTTTACGAAATATAACAAATGAACAATTAAGCCAATTAAATCTAAGTTCTTGGAAAGTTGCATGGAATGCTGCTGAACCAATACATGCAAATACAGTTGTAAATTTTTGCAATAGGTTTTCACAATGTGGATTTAATCCTCAATCATTGACAACAGCTTATGGAATGGCTGAATCTACCTTAGCAATTTCAGTTGCGGATATAAAATCAAAACTAAAACTATTAGCAATAGATGAAAATGAATTTAAACAAGGAAATATCAAAGTTATTAAAGAACTCTTTATTGATAGCAACCTAGAAGAAATCTCCCAATATAAAAAAGTAGTAGTAGATTGTGGAAATTGTATTTCAAACCATCAAATAAAAATAGTAGATCCAAAAAACAGATTGTTATGCTCCGATTATAAAATTGGAGAAGTATGGTTTAGTGGCAAAAGTGTAGCAAATGGATATTGGAAAAAAGAAACATTAAGCCAAAGTACTTTTTTCGCAACTATTCAAAATAATAATAATTCTGAAACTTATTTACGTACAGAAGATATGGGTTTTATGGACAAAAACAAAAATCTTTTTATAGTGGGACGGCATAAAGATATGATAATCATTCATGGAGAAAATTATGCACCTCAAGATTTAGAGTTTAGTATTTTTAACTCTCATGAAGCTTTTGTAGAAAGTGGTTGTTCTGCATTTTCAGTAATGTCTCAGGGGAAAGAGAAAGTAGTTATAGTCCAAGAAATTAAACGTACACAAAGAAAAAAAGTTGATTTTGAAAAATTATTATCACATGTTAAAAATATACTTTCACAAGAGTATCAATTACAGTTATTTGCTTTAGTTTTCATCCATCAAGCAAACCTTCCTAAAACCACAAGTGGAAAAGTCCAACGTAAATTATGTAAGCACTTATTTATTAATGAAGAGTTTTCTCCTTTATATTCTTGGGTTCCACAACAATTAGATGAACAGCAACTATTAAATGAAAAAGTATCTGAACAAAATCTTCACATTGAATCTTCATCAAATCAATTGTCTTATGAGAAACTAATACATTGGTTAGAAGAATGGATTCAAAAAACTATCCCTGCAATAGAAAGTTTTGAGAAATCTAGTAACTTTTCTAGTTATGGTATGGATTCAAAAACTACTGCACTAATGGCTTATGATTTAGAAAGTTATATTGGATATGAGCTTGATCCAACATTATGTTGGAACTACCCAAATCCTGATACTTTAATAAATCATCTTATAGATGAAATAAAAACTAATCAACTTATCCCTTTAAAAGGTAATCTAAAATGA
- a CDS encoding hybrid non-ribosomal peptide synthetase/type I polyketide synthase: MNKTYEPIAIIGTSCRLPGEINDLNDLWHKLSASYDAVVDIPSERCLQDNIYNNTPQVGKSYAKKAGLLNNIANFDAKFFGISDEEATAMDPQQRLLLEAAWHALEDSGQFKNDDLLKETGFYVGIATDDYSQIGIHKHKLDEVSTYTTLGSLRSISAGRVAYHLNLNGPVSQIDTACSSSLMAIHQACQSLRLNEADCMLAGGINLLISPQTMVELSQIKALSLSNRCSVFDNSADGYVRGEGYGLVVLKRLSDAEANNDNIIAVIKGSLTNHDGSSNGLTAPNGLAQEKLLKKTLKISNINSHEVSYVETHGTGTLFGDPIEVNSIINVYGKNRNKDNPLFLGSIKSSIGHLEAAAGVAGILKVCSSITNKQLIPNLNFSTPNPYINWDKAPIKVIDTLKPWSNKDKELRTATMSSFGFSGTNVHMIIQEYQNNKEDLTANKLTNELYIIPISAKSLTSLKNLVKAWLEADYLTKESIANIAYSATVTRKHFEYKLLVLVKNYEDLKLKLKSWFHNKETDLLWSSINFKPLTDKCNINKNYIDIINNYFTNNHIDCEDLYGKNKISHCKLPSYTFDSKIYWWEKPYDFTIRTSDKLIENKNISYKLQWEEYSINESISTNHNIQIIADSTNNNIIKLLEKSSEESNYISQSTNEFLNTPVNKDTNYIYFIHISEDIDILENNIAKIWSIVQYFNKNNNSSKIWIITEQSQHFEKDDITNINASSIWGLFRSLRIELGTSWGGIIDMPQNITKDIINKMFMCFYQQNDEDQYVLRDKKVYIPRLLPHTLDTQNVFSFDLKASYLITGGLGALGIELITYLISLGINHIILASRRGEDTLKNKKDFANKIKEWRRQGKQIDIYKLDLSNELQVSDFFENLKKESINLKGIAHLSGVISKQDLSKSPKEKDIHNFMAAKTKGAWYLHKYSQVFHLDFFLLFSSVTALFGMKDLAFYSASNAFLDALALHRSKQGLKALSINWGRFDIDGMVDNQDAKVLDTLGVAKMKTTNTFTKMTHYMQYTNNICITDVNWDKFTSYFKQLSSINLFTHLLPKSNHLISTQKIETKEHFKKYFIDIIRKALKLEKNKISTTQNLFSIGLNSMLSMYIRQALEENLKLTTEATLFFKKQTIELLVEYLWEQYQNNNNNKMINTQLNNEDGKIIFLFSGQGTQYPGMGKTLYTNNEKFKQSIDYCINFLQKEFDLDFKYILFDDKSKLLKETKYAQLSLFIIEYSLYKLWQEKNIHADYFIGHSVGEYVAACLAGVFSLEDALRLLKVRGKLMQSLENHGDMMVVFDSFENIPTLPNSLDIAAINSPWQTVISGNINHLKNYEKKLSEKNIKTQLLNTQKAFHSSLMMPILKEFQKFASTITYKSPNIPIITNINATVAKEDIACAKYWVDHIINTVQFAPSIQKAYEKGCRYFIEVGPGSVLKNLAEENIIQKNINCHYFNSLINEDKPKEYLLKQQEKLKLSQKSLINHKDDSIKENLLRPIIHNEQDKFKPFALTSMQHAYWLGRNEEIAEGGVAIHMYLELDIKYFNKENFTNAWKTLVERHDMLHAIVDRNGEQQILKQIPEFSILEHSLKNKDENEKEIYLEDIRHELSHQNVSLEKWPQSEIRITKLDDNNSRVHISIDGWTIDGWSYQVLFHELHELYHNPKLTLPTINISFRDYVLQLKEIENSAFYQKHLTKWRERLKVLPKAPQLPMNKNKTNTNRFKRWEYFINKEQYASLKKYASDKSLTTVTTLLSAYAWVLSRYSKEQDITLNIPRFNRLPLHSDINRVIGEFASFTLLACTRKEDTTFNEYANKIQKQLWEDVENPWVPGVTLLRELAKISNQSNTMMPFVFTNMPEESLDGKKLEFLNEWSKSADIPYFLTQTPQVQVDCQYHDKDDGLFVFWDVLIDKFEPEIIDNLFSSYIDLIQNLSSSDKAWNQNSLPMKKSSSLIANEEQIPKQGLYEQFTNTAQKNKKNIAIYSENKTLTYEDLYIKSQKLGTYIKNNINFKNETPTIAIIMNKGWQQIVAVMCTLASGAIFLPLDSNLPKDRMQYALQNANTKMVISKENQISQIKEKLENIDIPLISIDDESLYKTSEAILPIKYEDLVCIIYTSGSTGLPKGVMVTQKALINNINYTNNRFKVDTNDAILSLTPIYHDLVLFDIFGALTAGASIVIPEEEKRKDPEHWLALIKQYRVSIWNSVPTMMEMLIKFSSTNQIQNKQLLSSLRLCILGGDWIPLTIPPGLKELNTKTTLVSIGGPTETTVWNIMYEIKEFDTNWKSIPYGKPITNTTYYILNDLLEECPIGVTGELYVSGISLAAGYINDLEKTQEVFINHPKTKERMYKTGDLGKLLSNGLIEFMGRSDNQVQISGYRIELSEIESLAHKQIEINRAQALLIKDNNTPHIALVYSCNDGDISENKLKEQLKASLPQEIIPKKLLKIKQFPLTVNGKIDRNALIQLLNTKNEQHVHTKRIVENEIQKHLMSLWQKHLQRENIGLYENFFEAGGNSLLATELFIQIRQEFPIINSVVLLYEHTSIYELSQFIEKQTTVKNVAKKNTRGLQRRKRLLAKN, translated from the coding sequence ATGAATAAAACATATGAACCTATTGCTATTATAGGAACCTCTTGTCGTTTACCAGGAGAAATTAATGATTTAAATGATCTTTGGCATAAATTAAGTGCTTCTTATGATGCAGTTGTTGATATTCCAAGTGAACGTTGTTTACAAGATAATATTTATAATAACACACCACAAGTTGGTAAAAGTTATGCAAAAAAAGCTGGATTACTTAATAATATAGCTAACTTTGATGCAAAATTTTTTGGTATTTCAGATGAAGAAGCTACTGCAATGGATCCACAACAGAGACTATTACTTGAAGCAGCTTGGCATGCATTAGAAGATTCAGGTCAATTTAAAAATGACGATTTATTAAAGGAAACAGGATTCTATGTAGGTATTGCTACAGACGATTATAGCCAAATAGGAATACATAAGCACAAATTAGATGAAGTTAGTACATATACTACATTAGGATCATTAAGATCAATTAGTGCAGGTCGAGTAGCATATCATCTTAATCTAAATGGTCCTGTTAGTCAAATAGACACTGCTTGTTCTTCTTCACTCATGGCAATTCATCAAGCGTGCCAAAGTTTACGTTTAAATGAGGCAGATTGTATGTTGGCTGGTGGAATCAACTTATTAATATCCCCTCAAACTATGGTTGAACTAAGTCAAATAAAAGCATTATCCTTAAGTAACCGTTGTAGTGTTTTTGATAATAGTGCAGATGGCTATGTAAGAGGAGAAGGTTATGGATTAGTTGTATTAAAAAGATTAAGTGATGCAGAAGCAAACAACGACAATATTATTGCTGTAATCAAAGGCTCTTTAACTAACCATGATGGATCAAGTAATGGATTAACTGCACCAAATGGTTTAGCACAAGAAAAACTTCTTAAAAAAACTCTTAAAATTTCAAATATTAATTCACATGAAGTTAGCTATGTTGAAACTCATGGGACAGGAACACTATTTGGTGACCCCATAGAAGTAAACAGTATTATTAATGTATATGGGAAAAATAGAAATAAAGATAATCCACTATTTTTAGGTTCAATTAAAAGTAGTATTGGACATTTAGAAGCAGCAGCTGGTGTTGCAGGAATACTGAAAGTTTGCTCTTCAATAACAAATAAGCAATTAATTCCAAATTTAAATTTTTCAACACCTAATCCTTATATTAATTGGGACAAGGCTCCTATTAAAGTTATTGATACTTTAAAACCTTGGTCTAACAAGGATAAAGAACTAAGAACTGCTACTATGAGTTCATTTGGCTTTAGTGGAACAAATGTACATATGATTATTCAAGAGTATCAAAATAATAAAGAAGATTTAACAGCAAATAAATTAACAAATGAACTTTATATAATACCAATATCAGCAAAAAGCTTAACTTCATTAAAAAATTTAGTAAAGGCATGGTTAGAGGCAGATTATTTAACAAAGGAATCTATTGCTAATATAGCATATAGTGCTACTGTTACTAGAAAACATTTTGAATATAAACTACTAGTTCTAGTAAAAAACTATGAAGATTTAAAACTTAAGTTAAAATCTTGGTTCCATAATAAAGAAACAGATTTATTATGGAGCAGTATTAATTTTAAACCACTTACTGATAAGTGCAATATTAATAAAAACTACATTGATATTATAAATAACTACTTTACAAATAATCATATTGATTGTGAAGATTTATATGGTAAGAATAAAATTTCCCATTGTAAGCTACCTAGTTATACCTTTGATAGTAAAATCTACTGGTGGGAAAAACCATATGATTTTACCATAAGAACTTCTGATAAATTAATAGAAAATAAAAATATATCATATAAATTACAATGGGAAGAATATAGCATAAATGAAAGCATATCAACTAATCATAATATACAAATAATTGCAGATAGTACAAATAACAATATAATTAAACTATTAGAAAAAAGTTCTGAAGAATCAAATTATATAAGTCAAAGTACAAATGAATTTTTAAATACACCTGTTAATAAAGATACAAATTATATTTATTTTATTCATATAAGTGAAGACATAGATATACTTGAAAATAACATAGCTAAGATATGGTCTATAGTACAATATTTTAATAAAAATAATAACTCATCTAAAATATGGATTATTACAGAGCAATCACAACATTTTGAAAAAGATGATATTACCAATATAAATGCCTCTTCAATTTGGGGATTATTTCGCTCATTAAGAATAGAACTAGGAACTAGTTGGGGTGGAATAATTGATATGCCTCAAAATATAACAAAAGATATTATAAATAAGATGTTTATGTGCTTTTATCAGCAAAACGATGAAGATCAATATGTACTTCGGGATAAAAAAGTATATATACCTAGATTATTACCACATACATTAGATACACAAAATGTTTTCTCTTTTGATTTAAAAGCCTCATATCTTATTACGGGTGGGTTAGGCGCTTTAGGAATAGAATTAATAACTTACTTAATTTCTTTAGGAATTAATCATATTATTCTAGCTTCAAGAAGAGGAGAAGATACCTTAAAAAATAAGAAAGATTTTGCTAATAAAATTAAAGAATGGAGAAGACAAGGAAAACAAATTGATATTTATAAATTAGACCTTAGTAATGAACTTCAAGTATCAGATTTTTTTGAAAATCTGAAAAAAGAAAGTATTAATTTAAAAGGGATAGCCCACCTTTCTGGTGTTATTAGCAAACAAGATTTAAGTAAAAGTCCAAAAGAAAAAGATATTCATAATTTTATGGCTGCAAAAACTAAAGGGGCTTGGTATTTACATAAATATTCACAAGTATTTCATTTAGATTTCTTTTTATTATTCTCTTCAGTTACAGCCCTATTTGGGATGAAAGATTTAGCTTTTTATAGTGCAAGTAATGCTTTTTTAGACGCTTTAGCTTTACATCGAAGTAAACAAGGATTAAAAGCACTATCAATAAACTGGGGAAGATTTGATATAGATGGTATGGTTGATAATCAAGATGCTAAAGTATTAGATACATTAGGTGTTGCTAAAATGAAAACAACAAATACTTTTACAAAAATGACTCATTATATGCAATATACCAATAATATTTGTATAACAGATGTAAATTGGGACAAATTTACATCTTATTTTAAACAATTATCTAGCATTAATTTATTTACTCATTTATTACCTAAGTCAAATCATCTAATAAGTACTCAAAAAATTGAAACAAAAGAACACTTTAAGAAATATTTTATTGATATTATTAGGAAAGCACTAAAACTAGAAAAAAATAAAATATCAACAACACAAAACTTATTCTCAATAGGTCTTAACTCTATGCTTTCAATGTATATTAGACAAGCACTTGAAGAGAATTTGAAACTAACAACAGAAGCCACATTATTTTTTAAAAAACAAACTATAGAGCTATTGGTTGAATATTTATGGGAACAATACCAAAACAATAACAATAATAAAATGATTAATACTCAATTAAATAATGAAGATGGGAAAATTATATTTTTATTTAGTGGTCAAGGTACCCAATATCCAGGAATGGGAAAAACACTTTATACTAATAATGAAAAGTTTAAACAATCAATTGATTATTGTATAAATTTTTTACAAAAAGAATTTGACTTAGATTTTAAATATATTTTATTTGATGATAAATCTAAGTTATTAAAAGAAACAAAATATGCTCAATTATCCTTATTTATTATTGAATATTCATTATATAAATTATGGCAAGAAAAAAATATTCATGCTGATTATTTTATAGGGCATAGTGTAGGAGAATATGTTGCAGCTTGCCTTGCTGGAGTATTTAGCCTTGAAGATGCATTAAGATTGCTAAAAGTTCGGGGAAAACTTATGCAAAGCTTAGAAAACCATGGTGATATGATGGTAGTTTTTGATTCATTTGAAAACATACCTACTCTTCCGAATTCTTTAGATATAGCTGCTATAAATAGCCCTTGGCAAACTGTTATATCTGGGAATATAAATCATCTTAAAAATTATGAAAAAAAATTATCAGAAAAGAATATAAAAACACAATTATTAAATACACAAAAAGCCTTCCACTCAAGTTTAATGATGCCTATACTAAAAGAGTTCCAAAAATTTGCAAGTACAATTACTTATAAAAGTCCCAATATACCAATTATTACTAATATTAATGCTACTGTGGCTAAAGAAGATATTGCTTGTGCAAAATATTGGGTAGATCATATTATAAATACTGTCCAATTTGCGCCAAGTATTCAAAAAGCTTATGAAAAAGGTTGTAGATACTTCATTGAAGTTGGGCCTGGTAGTGTTCTTAAAAATTTAGCAGAAGAAAACATAATACAAAAAAATATCAACTGTCATTATTTTAATTCATTGATTAATGAAGATAAGCCTAAAGAATATTTACTAAAACAACAAGAAAAATTAAAATTATCTCAAAAAAGTTTAATTAATCATAAAGATGATTCCATAAAAGAAAATTTATTAAGACCAATTATACATAATGAACAAGATAAATTTAAACCTTTTGCTTTAACTTCTATGCAACATGCTTATTGGTTAGGAAGAAATGAGGAAATTGCAGAAGGTGGTGTTGCTATCCACATGTATTTAGAACTTGATATAAAATATTTTAATAAAGAAAATTTTACAAATGCATGGAAAACACTTGTTGAAAGACATGATATGTTACATGCTATAGTTGATAGAAATGGAGAGCAACAAATATTAAAACAAATTCCTGAATTTTCTATTCTAGAGCACTCTTTAAAAAATAAAGATGAAAATGAAAAAGAAATATATTTAGAAGATATACGACATGAGTTATCTCATCAAAATGTATCTCTTGAAAAATGGCCTCAATCTGAAATAAGAATAACTAAACTTGATGATAATAATTCAAGGGTACATATTAGTATTGATGGATGGACTATTGATGGGTGGAGTTATCAAGTTTTATTCCACGAATTACATGAACTATACCATAATCCAAAATTAACACTACCTACAATCAATATTAGCTTTAGAGATTATGTTTTGCAATTAAAAGAGATAGAAAATAGTGCCTTTTATCAAAAACACTTGACAAAATGGAGAGAACGATTAAAAGTATTACCCAAAGCTCCCCAATTACCTATGAATAAGAATAAAACTAATACTAATCGTTTTAAACGTTGGGAGTATTTTATAAATAAAGAACAATATGCATCATTAAAAAAATATGCTAGTGATAAGTCCTTAACAACAGTAACCACCCTACTTTCAGCTTATGCTTGGGTTCTTAGTCGCTATAGTAAAGAACAAGATATTACACTTAATATACCACGATTTAATCGTTTACCATTACACTCTGATATTAATCGTGTTATAGGAGAATTTGCTAGTTTTACTTTACTTGCTTGTACAAGAAAAGAAGATACAACATTTAATGAATATGCTAATAAAATACAAAAACAACTATGGGAAGATGTGGAAAACCCTTGGGTTCCCGGAGTTACTTTATTAAGGGAATTAGCAAAAATTTCTAATCAATCAAATACAATGATGCCTTTTGTTTTTACAAATATGCCAGAAGAGAGTCTTGATGGGAAAAAATTAGAATTTTTAAATGAATGGAGCAAAAGTGCAGATATTCCATACTTCTTAACTCAAACACCTCAAGTACAAGTTGATTGTCAATACCATGATAAAGATGATGGACTATTTGTATTTTGGGATGTTTTAATAGATAAATTCGAACCTGAAATAATTGATAATTTATTCTCTAGTTATATTGATTTAATACAAAACTTATCATCTTCTGACAAAGCGTGGAATCAAAACTCTTTACCTATGAAAAAAAGTTCATCTCTTATTGCAAATGAAGAACAAATACCAAAACAAGGCCTATATGAACAATTTACAAATACTGCACAAAAAAATAAAAAAAATATTGCTATTTATAGTGAAAATAAAACATTAACTTATGAAGACCTATATATTAAATCTCAAAAATTAGGAACTTATATTAAAAATAATATAAACTTCAAAAATGAAACTCCTACAATAGCAATTATTATGAACAAAGGATGGCAACAAATTGTAGCTGTCATGTGTACACTTGCAAGTGGAGCTATATTTTTACCTTTAGATAGCAATCTTCCAAAAGATAGAATGCAATATGCTTTACAAAATGCAAATACAAAAATGGTAATAAGTAAAGAAAATCAAATATCTCAAATCAAAGAAAAACTTGAAAATATAGATATACCTTTAATCTCTATTGACGATGAAAGCCTCTACAAAACAAGTGAAGCAATTTTACCTATAAAATATGAAGATTTAGTTTGCATTATTTATACATCTGGTTCAACAGGTTTACCAAAAGGTGTTATGGTCACTCAAAAAGCACTTATCAACAATATAAATTATACTAATAATAGGTTTAAGGTAGATACAAATGATGCTATTTTATCACTCACTCCTATATACCATGACTTAGTATTATTTGATATATTTGGGGCACTTACAGCAGGTGCTAGTATTGTAATACCAGAAGAGGAAAAAAGAAAAGATCCAGAACATTGGCTTGCTCTCATTAAACAATATAGAGTAAGCATATGGAATAGCGTACCAACTATGATGGAAATGTTAATTAAATTTAGTAGTACAAACCAAATCCAAAATAAACAACTATTATCATCTCTTAGATTATGTATTCTGGGAGGTGATTGGATTCCACTTACTATTCCACCTGGATTAAAAGAGTTAAATACAAAAACTACACTTGTAAGTATTGGAGGGCCTACTGAAACTACTGTATGGAATATTATGTATGAAATTAAAGAGTTTGACACTAATTGGAAGAGTATTCCTTATGGAAAACCTATTACAAATACAACATATTATATTTTAAATGATTTATTAGAAGAATGTCCAATTGGCGTAACTGGTGAGTTATATGTAAGTGGTATTAGTTTAGCAGCTGGGTATATTAATGATTTAGAAAAAACTCAAGAAGTTTTTATTAATCATCCTAAAACAAAAGAACGTATGTACAAAACAGGAGATTTAGGAAAATTACTTTCTAATGGTCTGATTGAATTTATGGGAAGAAGTGATAATCAAGTTCAAATATCAGGTTATCGTATTGAACTTAGCGAAATAGAATCATTAGCACATAAACAAATAGAAATTAATAGAGCACAAGCCTTATTAATAAAAGATAATAATACTCCCCATATTGCTTTAGTTTATAGTTGTAATGATGGTGATATTTCAGAAAATAAATTAAAAGAACAACTTAAAGCCTCTCTTCCACAAGAAATAATTCCTAAAAAACTACTTAAAATAAAACAATTTCCATTAACTGTTAATGGGAAAATAGACAGAAATGCTCTAATTCAATTATTAAATACTAAAAATGAACAACATGTCCATACTAAAAGAATAGTTGAAAATGAAATTCAAAAACACTTAATGAGTCTATGGCAAAAGCATTTACAAAGAGAAAATATTGGCTTATATGAAAATTTTTTTGAAGCAGGAGGTAACTCATTATTAGCAACAGAGTTATTTATCCAAATACGTCAAGAATTTCCAATAATTAACTCAGTTGTGCTTCTTTATGAACATACAAGTATATACGAATTATCTCAATTTATTGAAAAACAAACAACAGTAAAAAATGTAGCAAAAAAGAATACAAGAGGGCTACAACGTCGTAAAAGATTATTAGCAAAAAATTGA